A genomic window from Scomber scombrus chromosome 18, fScoSco1.1, whole genome shotgun sequence includes:
- the LOC134000203 gene encoding uncharacterized protein LOC134000203, producing MAKKDCRAGRKWDHLVNDCVSSTVKTTSEPKPSTDLHPAVMVQQRPTTATVQANPMMMLSPALWIFVGLATVGSIVALVLWFVIYRQHTRNSSTSEDAEPGQEPLQKTEPPIKICPMPSERNCQAETLQRAAGNPAPCAHLHLGDQTSSKWEEGFTACRGPARHAGTEGVGGLLTCSTMREHRIPLPATELGGTALVTTKTM from the exons AACGACTGTGTTTCCAGCACAGTAAAAACCACATCTGAGCCTAAACCATCAACAG ACCTGCACCCAGCTGTCATGGTCCAGCAGAGACCCACAACTGCCACCGTCCAGGCCAACCCAATGATGATGCTCAGTCCGGCTCTGTGGATCTTTGTGGGGCTGGCCACTGTGGGCTCCATCGTGGCCCTGGTTCTCTGGTTTGTTATATACAGACAACATACCAGGAACAGCAGCACCTCAG AAGACGCAGAGCCTGGACAGGAGCCTCTTCAGAAAACAGAGCCACCCATCAAAATCTGCCCGATGCCTTCAGAGAGAAACTGTCAGGCAGAGACGTTGCAGAGAGCAGCGGGGAACCCTGCACCCTGTGCTCACCTGCACCTTGGGGACCAAACAAGCTCAAAGTGGGAGGAGGGCTTCACCGCTTGCAGGGGCCCTGCAAGGCATGCTGGGACAGAGGGGGTTGGAGGGCTGCTTACATGCAGCACGATGAGAGAGCACAGGATCCCACTTCCTGCCACAGAGCTGGGTGGCACTGCCTTAGTTACAACTAAAACTATGTAG